The Phoenix dactylifera cultivar Barhee BC4 chromosome 17, palm_55x_up_171113_PBpolish2nd_filt_p, whole genome shotgun sequence genome contains a region encoding:
- the LOC120104202 gene encoding internal alternative NAD(P)H-ubiquinone oxidoreductase A1, mitochondrial-like, whose amino-acid sequence MLSDVPGISEEEKRRLLHCVVIGGGPTGVEFSGEISDFIIGDVHQRYSHVKDYICVTLIEANEILSSFDVRLRTYATKQLTKVLIPIPKPTGFTGADPYKISSRSLLNYITMPLRKSRSSAIEKALSPEEQQAKHAGQGFCPEQGCPQESQVL is encoded by the exons ATGCTGTCTGATGTGCCCG GCATatcagaagaagaaaagaggagactGTTGCACTGTGTTGTTATTGGAGGTGGTCCAACCGGTGTTGAGTTCAGTGGTGAAATTAGTGATTTCATCATTGGAGATGTTCATCAACGTTACTCCCATGTTAAAGACTATATCTGTGTGACCCTAATTGAG GCAAATGAAATTTTATCATCTTTCGATGTTCGACTCAGAACATATGCTACAAAACAACTCACTAAG GTGTTGATTCCGATACCAAAACCTACTGGTTTCACTGGTGCCGATCCTTACAAGAT atcttCCAGAAGTTTGCTAAATTATATAACAATGCCTTTGAGAAAATCAAGATCGAGTGCTATTGAGAAAGCCTTGTCTCCTGAAGAACAGCAAGCAAAG CATGCTGGCCAAGGGTTTTGTCCTGAGCAAGGATGCCCTCAAGAGAGCCAGGTCCTTTGA